The Rubidibacter lacunae KORDI 51-2 genome window below encodes:
- a CDS encoding alpha-D-ribose 1-methylphosphonate 5-triphosphate diphosphatase has translation MAEAIFTNYRLQLPDEEVLGTLVVCDGAISDIQPGVVSRGQDGAGDYLLPGLVELHTDNFEQRLSPRPKVYWPMEIAAVYHDRDLAAAGITTVCDAIAVGDITPASMRMTQFGPMIDTIHQGQIEGRFAVDHRLHLRCELGYEHVHAVTEPYATHPLLALISLMDHTPGQRQFARVDKYKEYYQGKHGVSEAEMEGFIQLRVDNQQRHAVDNRRKLVELTQTHQICLASHDDATPEHVKESLQDGVKIAEFPTTLAAANEAHQHGLQVLMGAPNLILGGSHSGNVSAMELLEHDLVDIISSDYVPQSSIQAMFIIAEQQDKPLHEAMRYFTSNPAKAIGMAADRGSLAIGKRADFITIHHDGVVPRLTSVRRQGKRIA, from the coding sequence ATGGCCGAAGCGATTTTCACCAACTACCGCTTACAACTACCAGATGAAGAGGTGCTTGGTACCCTCGTTGTGTGCGATGGAGCGATCTCTGATATCCAGCCAGGGGTCGTCAGCCGTGGCCAAGATGGTGCCGGTGACTATCTACTGCCGGGTCTGGTAGAGCTGCACACCGATAACTTCGAGCAGCGGTTATCGCCCCGTCCAAAGGTTTACTGGCCCATGGAGATAGCAGCGGTTTACCACGATCGCGATTTGGCCGCGGCGGGCATCACCACCGTGTGTGACGCGATCGCGGTGGGCGACATCACCCCTGCCTCCATGCGTATGACCCAGTTCGGCCCCATGATCGATACCATTCACCAAGGTCAAATCGAGGGACGGTTTGCGGTGGATCATCGGCTTCATCTGCGCTGCGAATTGGGCTACGAGCATGTACATGCGGTAACCGAGCCCTATGCAACCCATCCCCTCCTGGCCCTGATTTCGTTGATGGACCATACCCCCGGACAGCGTCAGTTTGCTCGGGTAGATAAGTACAAGGAGTATTACCAAGGCAAGCACGGTGTGAGCGAAGCAGAGATGGAGGGCTTTATTCAATTGCGCGTCGATAACCAGCAACGCCATGCTGTGGACAATCGGCGTAAGCTCGTTGAGCTGACCCAGACCCACCAAATTTGCCTTGCCAGCCACGATGATGCCACCCCAGAGCATGTCAAGGAGTCCCTGCAAGATGGGGTGAAAATTGCCGAGTTTCCGACCACGCTAGCGGCGGCAAATGAAGCCCACCAGCATGGTTTGCAAGTATTGATGGGGGCACCAAATTTGATTCTCGGCGGGTCCCACTCGGGCAATGTGTCTGCAATGGAATTGCTCGAGCATGATTTGGTCGATATTATTTCCTCAGATTACGTGCCCCAAAGCTCGATCCAGGCAATGTTCATCATTGCCGAGCAACAGGATAAGCCGCTTCATGAAGCGATGCGTTATTTCACCTCGAATCCGGCAAAAGCGATCGGGATGGCTGCCGATCGCGGCAGTTTGGCGATCGGGAAACGCGCCGATTTCATCACTATCCACCACGACGGTGTAGTGCCCAGACTCACTTCAGTCCGTCGACAGGGCAAACGGATCGCTTGA